From Candidatus Pedobacter colombiensis, one genomic window encodes:
- a CDS encoding TlpA disulfide reductase family protein — protein sequence MHHYKKFLLLIAIVFMISSLKAQSYSFNIKGTVDSTIVNYFKNKSIQIKLYDPLKNLLGGEVITVLLDSKRRFNVNVKSASVLTYASFWLVNEVNNRIGLGTLLPLTFPSRPHRAAEYYLFENGDDVTMDVGEKGYLLFSGKGAEKLNCQFDIYNIEGGSKAVRNRWIRLENAKDYDKAFKLNAEELSLMTKLRLKLLESYKGEFSESIYNRIYLDAIGNAGLWGLTEKTNLLVYGRDEAALTAFRNLNKMRADQELELTVDSNFIPHSAYYPEYIFEKEWNIQRLYAKDAVTGDSFVGMYDVLQQKYQGALRDQLLMICISKLNRFFSAEIQSSLGLVMKSITDPAYKKTLIAWQKKQNEVFPFELQDTSGHIRKLSDYKGKLVVVDFWFTGCAYCEILNKTMETIIKKYENNKNIVFLTISSDSDKKTWLTSILTGKYTSPGTINLYTNGLGLGHPIIKHYDFYSAPQQLIIDKDGMLITAHPPRPDASLDRMKNFTQIIDKYLNGLN from the coding sequence ATGCATCACTATAAAAAATTTTTACTGCTCATCGCAATTGTTTTCATGATCAGCTCATTGAAAGCGCAAAGCTATAGTTTTAACATTAAAGGTACGGTCGATTCCACTATAGTGAACTATTTTAAGAACAAAAGTATCCAGATCAAGCTCTACGATCCGCTGAAAAATTTGCTGGGAGGGGAAGTGATCACTGTTTTATTGGATTCAAAAAGAAGATTCAATGTAAATGTGAAGTCTGCTTCAGTATTAACTTATGCTTCGTTTTGGCTTGTAAATGAGGTGAATAATAGAATTGGGCTAGGTACTTTACTGCCATTGACCTTTCCATCGAGGCCTCACCGCGCAGCAGAATATTACTTGTTTGAAAATGGTGATGATGTTACTATGGATGTTGGAGAGAAAGGGTATCTTCTTTTTTCTGGAAAAGGCGCAGAAAAATTAAACTGCCAATTCGATATTTATAATATTGAAGGGGGATCAAAAGCTGTACGGAATAGATGGATTAGACTAGAAAATGCTAAAGACTATGATAAAGCATTTAAATTAAATGCTGAGGAATTAAGTTTAATGACAAAATTACGTTTAAAGTTATTGGAAAGCTATAAGGGTGAATTTAGTGAATCGATATACAATAGAATTTACTTAGATGCGATTGGCAACGCTGGTTTATGGGGATTAACTGAAAAAACTAACTTATTAGTGTATGGTCGTGATGAAGCTGCATTGACTGCGTTTAGAAATTTAAATAAAATGCGTGCTGATCAGGAACTGGAATTGACTGTTGATTCAAATTTTATACCTCATTCTGCCTATTATCCAGAATATATCTTTGAAAAAGAATGGAACATACAGCGGTTGTACGCTAAGGATGCTGTGACTGGAGATTCATTTGTAGGGATGTATGATGTTCTACAACAAAAATATCAGGGTGCCTTAAGAGATCAATTACTCATGATATGTATCAGTAAATTGAATCGTTTTTTTTCAGCTGAAATTCAATCGAGTTTAGGATTAGTGATGAAATCCATAACTGACCCTGCTTATAAAAAAACATTGATAGCCTGGCAAAAGAAACAAAATGAAGTCTTTCCATTTGAACTACAAGATACATCAGGTCATATTCGTAAATTAAGTGATTATAAAGGTAAATTAGTCGTTGTAGATTTTTGGTTCACCGGATGTGCGTATTGTGAGATATTAAATAAGACTATGGAAACGATCATTAAAAAGTACGAAAACAATAAAAATATTGTCTTTTTAACCATCTCTTCCGACAGCGACAAAAAGACATGGTTAACAAGTATCTTAACGGGCAAGTATACTTCTCCAGGTACAATTAATTTATATACGAATGGACTAGGATTGGGACATCCAATTATAAAACATTATGATTTTTATAGTGCTCCACAACAATTAATCATTGATAAAGATGGAATGTTAATTACAGCACACCCCCCTCGTCCGGATGCGAGTTTAGATCGTATGAAAAATTTTACTCAAATCATTGATAAGTATCTTAACGGTTTAAATTAA